A stretch of the Cheilinus undulatus linkage group 11, ASM1832078v1, whole genome shotgun sequence genome encodes the following:
- the LOC121517306 gene encoding proline-rich transmembrane protein 3, which translates to MATSLLFLGFLLSLLYPSDAQTIIGSSPSFSVSNLPTNSSSQPTKESPRFWPSLPPRRRSDVPIRASSRDRVTTSAAVTQGQRTSRPTAKSTSTFISSLSTQNLSTGPVLTQPTASRPRTDTASLAMITALATGDTATKGLTPPAPTLSSSAVIESAGVKPVKAGNPQKGSDRDTEDGDSQELGSGRSPTMMEESPVPPPTADDEMAQYRPNAQTAISVSEVSEVKTPPTDSPNIKPRLFALTTVNISTTLQTESTVTPSPVITQTTPQAVLTGELTAVTPPTARVTPKQESAALPQTTTTTTGSTDKLAQTAGQPVTTTTQQTTTASTTRKLTATQEAVVTSVKAMQQPNKTAHHGRNTTGSIQPSKTGTSSFRATIVAPIARTRLSPTYQTGIIQRNRSMPLGHPHQAPHSTFNPAPTPSPSPSPNITFLYWNDLSRTLAFAWELHVYGSASLFLLLFAGAALGLTISPSANCPHRGALALANALLFLVGGLRATLFLIDPYGTRKILPRPAVTALYNLPLHLLVWAQAALALLAMRVKGVSALPSTLERPPLVAVLAVLQCTLLLAADLLSPALSPLVPVTLQVLSLCWGLILCLGFLCYVFPRLRCPLNPYPGGSEEAQRKIWTGRRRMGVSLGRVLAVGSVLGAVCCGLHVHATLWLYGLLGDWTTFNWGWWLVHFWARLLELAWGFSLLVLGSWMFWRPEGCRGRDEAGQEGRAAGDLPSPGQSQGSAQRHTCWSKIVQSLRGKPCRKSDSNGVGGGGGGGGGGSGEVPNNWAGQERPGADISKSLIRNQNHEQPPAQPRCVKDSNRGRNHRGHSAERGISDGSTGSLLRLQAIGRPPQRSVSGSLDQDRDTSLSFYEFDLRPPSPIDLTRSIDEALHREHLLEGGSLFHPLNLPSQSPSPGSGVSQGPWLRRNSDPQLLSESSEAPTESSMPLGGSVLSSVPSRQVTAPPTPSHQGHRNTMGSVPSSVSCPVSLRPSTTSTGNLVDDGVDDTRPFITPDSERARGRAGRPVGSRSYLEVSRHDDSASVSSEIIDL; encoded by the exons ATGGCCACGTCTCTCCTCTTCCTTGGCttccttctctccctcctttaTCCTTCAGATGCCCAGACCATCATTGGCTCATCCCCCTCCTTTTCTGTTTCAAACCTCCCGACTAACTCATCATCTCAGCCAACCAAAGAGAGTCCTAGATTCTGGCCTTCTTTGCCTCCCAGAAGGCGCAGCGATGTGCCTATCAGAGCTTCATCCCGGGACAGAGTGACAACTTCAGCTGCAGTGACACAGGGGCAAAGAACATCCCGTCCTACAGCAAAGTCCACTAGTACTTTTATATCGTCTCTCTCTACACAGAACCTCAGCACTGGACCAGTTTTAACTCAACCGACTGCCTCCCGGCCTAGGACTGATACAGCTAGTTTAGCAATGATCACTGCTTTAGCAACAGGAGATACGGCTACAAAGGGCTTAACTCCACCTGCGCCCACTTTGTCCTCCTCTGCTGTCATTGAGTCTGCAGGTGTTAAACCTGTGAAAGCAGGAAATCCACAGAAGGGGTCTGACAGAGATACAGAGGATGGTGATTCACAGGAGCTAGGATCAGGTAGAAGTCCCACCATGATGGAGGAATCCCCTGTTCCTCCTCCAACAGCTGATGATGAAATGGCACAGTATCGACCAAATGCACAGACTGCAATATCGGTTTCTGAAGTTTCTGAAGTGAAAACGCCACCAACAGACAGTCCAAACATAAAGCCTCGCCTGTTTGCTCTCACAACAGTCAATATTTCTACCACGCTACAGACTGAGAGCACAGTCACACCATCCCCTGTAATAACACAGACTACACCTCAGGCAGTGTTAACAG GTGAGCTGACTGCAGTCACTCCTCCCACTGCCAGAGTTACTCCGAAACAGGAATCTGCTGCATTACCCCAAACAACAACTACCACCACTGGATCGACTGATAAGCTGGCACAGACTGCAGGACAACCAGTCACTACCACAACACAGCAAACAACAACCGCATCTACAACCAGGAAGCTCACAGCGACACAAGAGGCTGTGGTGACATCCGTCAAAGCAATGCAGCAACCTAACAAAACAGCACATCATGGGAGGAATACAACCGGCTCAATACAGCCGTCAAAGACAG GGACCTCGTCCTTCCGTGCCACCATTGTTGCACCCATTGCCAGGACCAGATTAAGCCCAACATATCAGACTGGAATCATCCAGAGGAACCGTTCCATGCCTTTAGGACATCCTCACCAAGCTCCCCACTCCACTTTCAATCCAGCCCCCACACCTAGTCCCAGTCCCTCGCCTAATATCACGTTTCTGTACTGGAATGACCTGAGTCGAACTCTGGCTTTTGCCTGGGAGCTGCACGTGTATGGCTCAGCcagcctcttcctcctcctgtttgCTGGAGCTGCTCTTGGCCTCACCATATCCCCTAGTGCGAACTGTCCTCATAGGGGGGCTCTTGCACTCGCCAATGCTCTGTTATTTCTGGTCGGAGGTCTTAGGGCGACTTTGTTTCTGATCGACCCATATGGCACAAGGAAAATCCTCCCCCGTCCTGCAGTAACAGCCCTCTACAACTTGCCTCTTCACCTGCTTGTGTGGGCACAAGCTGCCCTGGCACTGCTTGCAATGAGGGTGAAAGGAGTGAGCGCGTTACCTTCGACTTTGGAGCGTCCTCCTCTTGTGGCCGTGTTAGCTGTGCTGCAATGTACCCTGCTGCTGGCAGCTGATCTGCTTTCGCCAGCCCTGTCCCCTTTAGTGCCAGTCACACTTCAGGTCCTGTCACTGTGCTGGGGTCTGATTCTCTGTCTGGGCTTTCTCTGCTATGTCTTTCCACGTTTACGTTGCCCTCTAAATCCCTACCCTGGAGGCTCTGAAGAGGCCCAGAGGAAGATTTGGACTGGGAGAAGGAGAATGGGGGTGAGCCTGGGGAGAGTGCTGGCAGTAGGTTCAGTTCTAGGGGCAGTGTGCTGTGGGCTGCATGTTCATGCCACCCTGTGGCTCTATGGACTGTTAGGGGACTGGACAACCTTTAACTGGGGATGGTGGCTGGTGCACTTCTGGGCTCGTCTTCTTGAACTGGCCTGGGGTTTCTCCCTGCTTGTCTTGGGTTCCTGGATGTTCTGGAGGCCTGAAGGATGCCGGGGAAGAGATGAGGCTGGTCAAGAAGGCAGAGCAGCAGGAGACCTGCCGTCCCCTGGCCAGTCTCAAGGCTCCGCCCAAAGACATACCTGCTGGTCTAAGATAGTTCAGAGCCTGAGAGGAAAGCCCTGTAGAAAGTCTGATAGCAATGGGgtaggaggaggtggaggaggaggagggggaggatcTGGAGAGGTTCCTAACAACTGGGCTGGTCAGGAGCGTCCAGGAGCTGACATCAGTAAGAGTCTGATCAGGAATCAGAACCATGAGCAGCCCCCTGCCCAGCCTCGCTGCGTCAAAGACAGCAACAGGGGACGCAACCATAGGGGTCACTCTGCAGAACGAGGCATATCTGACGGATCCACAGGCTCCCTGCTGAGACTGCAGGCCATTGGACGCCCCCCCCAGCGCTCAGTGAGTGGAAGTTTGGATCAGGATCGGGACACCTCTCTGTCCTTTTATGAGTTTGATCTAAGGCCACCATCCCCCATTGATCTGACCCGCAGCATTGACGAAGCACTGCACCGGGAGCACCTGCTTGAAGGAGGGAGCTTGTTTCATCCTCTGAACCTACCCTCACAGTCCCCTTCCCCAGGCTCAGGGGTCAGCCAGGGGCCCTGGCTTCGTAGGAACAGTGATCCTCAGCTGCTATCTGAAAGCAGCGAGGCCCCGACAGAGTCTTCCATGCCATTGGGGGGCAGTGTTCTTAGCAGTGTGCCCAGCAGACAGGTGACTGCACCCCCAACACCTTCCCACCAGGGTCACAGGAACACTATGGGAAGCGTCCCTTCATCGGTGTCCTGTCCTGTGTCACTCCGTCCCTCCACGACATCAACAGGGAATCTGGTGGACGACGGAGTAGATGATACACGGCCTTTCATCACTCCAGACTCAGAAAGGGCGCGTGGGAGGGCTGGGAGGCCCGTGGGCTCACGGAGTTATCTGGAGGTCAGCAGGCATGATGACTCTGCCAGTGTCAGCAGTGAAATAATCGATCTATGA